The Candidatus Marinimicrobia bacterium CG08_land_8_20_14_0_20_45_22 genome includes the window TGACAAATGATTCCGGCAGTTTCACCGGTGTCAAAATCTCTCCGACACCGTTGGCGATCTGCGCCTTTCCGCGTAGATAGAATGGAACATCGCTTCCCAGACCGACGGCGATCTGTACGAGTGTCGAATCCGGCAGATTCGCCTCCCAATTTTGATTGAGAAATTTAAGAACCGTCGCCGCGTTAGAACTTCCGCCGCCGAGTCCCGCTCCTGTTGGAATATTTTTAATGAGATGTATATGCCATTCACTGCTGACTTTTGCGACAGGGCGCATCGCCTCGTAGGCTTTAAAACAAAGATTGGTCGAATCTGTCGGCAGTTTCGGATCAGAACAGGTTAGTTGAAATTGGTCGGTAGGGCTAAAATGTAATTCGTCGTGCAGATCGATTTCCTGGAAAAGCGAACTGATCGTATGGTAGCCGTTCGGCAATACGCCGGTGATCCGCAAGGTCAGATTGACTTTGGCGTTGGATTTAATTACGATCGATTTGTCGTTTAGCATATTCGAGAGCTGATTGCAAACGGCGGACGCAAATTTCACGGCTGAGGATATGGGTAATGACGTGAATTTCCGGGCCGTGAGTTTCGCCGGTCAGCGCCGCGCGAATTGTCATCCAGAGCGGTTTTCCCTTGATGCCGGTCGTTTTCTGGACGGTTTTAGTTGCCGCGACGAAGGAATCAGCGTCGAAATTCTGAATCACTTCTATTTGAGAAATGAGAGATTGGAGAATTGTTACCGCTTCCGGCTTGGCAAGATATTCCTGAATATCAGGGAAGTCGTAATTTAGAGGATCGGTGAAGAATAACCGCGTCTTCTCTGGTATTTCTGAAAATGTCGTCAAACTTTCCTGAATTGCCTTTAAAATAGAAATCGTTTGGTTATCGTCCCAGCCGTTTCGGTCAGGTAAAAAGTCGAATGATAACTGAAATAGTTTTTCGGGCGACAATTTTCGGATATAATGTCCGTTCATCCAGTCAAGTTTTTCCACGTTGAAAATGGCGCCGCTCTTTCCGATTCTTTCCAGCGAAAACTCGCGGATTAGTTCGTCCATCGAAAAGATTTCCTGATCGGTGCCGGGGTTCCAGCCGAGCAGAGCCAGAAAATTGATCAGCGCTTCGGGCAAGTAACCTTTTCTTCGATAATCTTCAGCGGCGACGTCGCCCTGACGCTTCGACAATTTGCTTTTATTGGGATTTAATAACAACGAAAGATGCGCGAACTGCGGCGAATCCCAGCCGAAATAATTGTAAAGCAATTGGTGTTTCGGCGTGCTGGGCAACCACTCTTCGCCACGAATAACGTGCGATATTTGCATCAGGTGGTCATCCACGACGTTTGCTAAATGATATGTCGGGAAACCGTCCGATTTCATCAACACCTGATCGTCCAACTGATCGGCGGGAAATGACACGTCGCCGCGAATCAGATCGTGGACTTCGACGATTCCGGTTTCCGGCGTTTTCATACGAATTACATACGGTTCGTTGTTTGCAAGACGCTGACGGACTTCAGAATCTGAAAGGTTGCGGCAATGATTGTCATAGCGAGGCTGTTTGTGTTCGGCGATTTGCTGTTTGCGTAGGGCATCCAAGCGAGCGGTCGAACAGAAACAGTGATAGGCATGACCTTTTTCGATCAGCGATTGAACGTGTTGGCGATAAAATTCCAGACGCTGAGATTGAATGTATGGACCTAAATCGCCGCCGAACTCCGGTCCTTCGTCCGGAATCACCTTTGCCCATTTAAGAGTCTCGATGAGGTTTTCGACAGCGCCCGGAACTCGTCGGTTTTGGTCAGTATCTTCAATTCTCAGGATAAACCGACCCGCTTGGCTTTTGGCGAAAAGATAATTGTACAGAGCTGTCCGTAAGCCACCGACATGGAGAAAACCGGTCGGACTGGGTGCGAATCGGGTTCTAATCAATTTCTGTGGTCTCCTTTGAATTTTTTTTCTTTCTTATTCGATAAACGATGAATAGTATGAGTAGAATAATCAGCGCAATGTTGAGAATCGTGCTATATTCCCGCAAGAACACCTTGATTTCTTCCCAATTATCGCCGAGTATAATCGCGAGTCCATATATAAGCCCGTTCCAGATAAGGATTCCGCACAATGTTAACAGAATCGCTTTGACAAGACGAATTTTGGTAAAACCGGCGATCATAGCAATCATAAGCCGGGTGCCCGGAATGAGTCGGCTTATTATCAGCACCCAATTTCCAAATTTGTGAAAGTAATGATCGGTTCTTTTAATGCGCCTGGATGGGAAAAAAGAAAATTGTCGTCGTTCAAAAAAGTCTCTTCCCCAATGATGACTGATAAGATAAATGACGATAAAACCGCTGATGCTGCCAGTGACAGTAATGAGATAAGCCGCGAGCGGATTTAGCGCGTTATTTCCGGCAAGATAGGCGGAAAAGATCAAAATCGCGTCGCCAGGCAGAATCGGAAGCGTGTTTTCCATAAAAATTAAAATAAAAAGAATGAGGTAAGTGTACCAGAAAGATTGGTTTGCGATGAATTGAAGGACGTTTTCCATTATAGATAAATCAATGCGGTTGCTAACGCCGCGATTCCTTCTTCTCTGCCGGTGAACCCCATTTTCTCGGTAGTCGTTGCTTTAATCGAGACGTTTTCTTCGGGAATTTCGAGAACGGCGGCGAGAGTATTCCGCATTTCGTGGACGTATGGCCGGATTTTAGGCTGTTCGGCGATGATCGTTGCATCGATATTGCCAATCTGTATCTGGTGTGTTTTTAACAGTAAAACCACAT containing:
- the ispE gene encoding 4-(cytidine 5'-diphospho)-2-C-methyl-D-erythritol kinase — encoded protein: MLNDKSIVIKSNAKVNLTLRITGVLPNGYHTISSLFQEIDLHDELHFSPTDQFQLTCSDPKLPTDSTNLCFKAYEAMRPVAKVSSEWHIHLIKNIPTGAGLGGGSSNAATVLKFLNQNWEANLPDSTLVQIAVGLGSDVPFYLRGKAQIANGVGEILTPVKLPESFVILLVCPPISISTAWAYREFDLVNCKKEYKFDSLFDEKRVFWTLFENQFESVVFPSYPEIGAIREEMKREPVLYAGLSGSGSTVFGIFRNETEAATAQKRFQNYPTFLTLPKF
- a CDS encoding glutamate--tRNA ligase; translated protein: MIRTRFAPSPTGFLHVGGLRTALYNYLFAKSQAGRFILRIEDTDQNRRVPGAVENLIETLKWAKVIPDEGPEFGGDLGPYIQSQRLEFYRQHVQSLIEKGHAYHCFCSTARLDALRKQQIAEHKQPRYDNHCRNLSDSEVRQRLANNEPYVIRMKTPETGIVEVHDLIRGDVSFPADQLDDQVLMKSDGFPTYHLANVVDDHLMQISHVIRGEEWLPSTPKHQLLYNYFGWDSPQFAHLSLLLNPNKSKLSKRQGDVAAEDYRRKGYLPEALINFLALLGWNPGTDQEIFSMDELIREFSLERIGKSGAIFNVEKLDWMNGHYIRKLSPEKLFQLSFDFLPDRNGWDDNQTISILKAIQESLTTFSEIPEKTRLFFTDPLNYDFPDIQEYLAKPEAVTILQSLISQIEVIQNFDADSFVAATKTVQKTTGIKGKPLWMTIRAALTGETHGPEIHVITHILSREICVRRLQSALEYAKRQIDRN